The following coding sequences lie in one Lytechinus pictus isolate F3 Inbred unplaced genomic scaffold, Lp3.0 scaffold_20, whole genome shotgun sequence genomic window:
- the LOC129282474 gene encoding monocarboxylate transporter 7-like, with product MATANSRVDSWGYVIVLSKFVILFIDTGIEKSFGVLIPTLVERLESDYATIGFICSMHSTMMYLACPFVTLALRRVSHRPVAMSGGLLSALCFIACAFLKTTATVGICLALSGVGMAMTYLPTVLALNDYFKDNFVLWSTVAAYGYISGSLLLPILTERSLPAYGYQGEFIIFGGVALHLLVCGATLRKATDRSVNGTSEGGGCDQEEKRHRCGSVERPSLNREVMLHQLDEKGEEEDVSLLEWVDKEQENENWKETLLEKRRLIQQETNFQRNQKTLPNDSLGNCGILTEWTFFISLATLFLFSYATYSWMLFLVPHAEHLGISPSNAVYLSTLGGLGGILGRTILITLISKGVSDLSVYIVVGSICSGSFFLDFISSAYPVRATLAFIQGFSFFIEDSALTSLSKSAIFHENNFDMAVAIANFTSGLGISCAGIFTGYLIDVTESFTKVFIIIGAIHAIAVINLIIVCFLIKRRRKHFQTK from the exons ATGGCCACCGCAAACTCCCGCGTTGACTCCTGGGGATATGTGATTGTTTTGAGCAAGTTCGTTATCCTTTTTATTGATACCGGAATAGAGAAGTCGTTTGGCGTTCTGATTCCCACCTTAGTTGAGCGCCTGGAGTCCGACTATGCAACGATTGGGTTCATATGCAGTATGCATTCAACGATGATGTATCTTGCTT GTCCTTTTGTAACGCTCGCTCTTCGTAGAGTCAGTCATCGCCCTGTTGCTATGTCTGGCGGCCTGTTGTCAGCGTTGTGTTTTATTGCCTGTGCTTTCTTGAAAACCACAGCTACTGTCGGCATCTGTCTCGCCCTCTCAG GTGTTGGAATGGCAATGACGTACTTGCCTACAGTCCTTGCACTGAATGATTACTttaaagacaattttgttttatgGAGTACAGTTGCGGCATATGGCTACATATCAGGGTCATTGCTGCTCCCTATCTTAACTGAAAGGTCACTTCCGGCGTACGGATACCAGGGGGAATTCATCATCTTTGGCGGTGTAGCTCTTCACCTTCTCGTTTGTGGAGCAACGCTTCGGAAGGCGACCGATAGGTCTGTAAATGGCACGAGTGAAGGCGGAGGTTGCGATCAAGAGGAGAAGAGACATAGGTGTGGTTCCGTAGAACGTCCATCACTGAACAGGGAGGTTATGCTTCATCAACTGGATGAGAAAGGTGAGGAAGAGGACGTCTCTCTGTTAGAGTGGGTGGACAAGGAACAAGAGAATGAGAATTGGAAAGAGACATTACTAGAGAAAAGGCGTTTGATTCAACAGGAGACCAACTTTCAAAGAAACCAGAAAACATTACCGAATGACTCTCTGGGAAATTGTGGAATTCTTACGGAATGGACCTTTTTTATATCACTCGCGACTCTATTCTTGTTTTCTTACGCAACTTACTCATGGATGTTGTTTTTGGTACCCCATGCTGAACATCTAGGTATTTCTCCTTCCAACGCCGTTTACCTCTCTACTTTAGGTGGATTAGGTGGCATACTCGGTCGAACTATCTTGATCACCCTCATCAGCAAAGGAGTCAGTGACCTGTCCGTGTACATCGTGGTAGGTTCAATCTGCTCGGGGTCTTTCTTCTTGGATTTCATCAGTTCTGCTTATCCTGTCCGCGCTACCCTGGCATTTATCCAAGGGTTTTCCTTCTTTATCGAGGATTCTGCGTTAACCAGTCTAAGTAAATCAGCGATTTTCCATGAGAATAATTTCGACATGGCCGTGGCGATTGCCAACTTCACGAGTGGGCTAGGCATATCCTGTGCCGGAATATTCACAG